Below is a window of Candidatus Eremiobacteraceae bacterium DNA.
TCGTGCTATCTGCACAATCTGATCGTGACGCCAAACGCGTTCTCCATTCTCGATACGCCCATCGACCTCGGCACGATCAAGACGCCGATGTTCGTCTTGGGCGCCGAAACCGATCATATCGCGCCGTGGCGCTCCACATATCGCACCGCGCAGTTGACGGGCGGCGAGGCCACCTTCGTGCTCACTTCGAGCGGGCATGTCGCGGGCATCGTCAATCCACCGGGCAATCCGAAGTCCAGCTATTGGACGTCCGGCGTGGTGCGGAAGGACGTCGACGCGGACGCGTGGCGTGCGAACGCGACGCGCGCGACGGGCAGCTGGTGGGAGAATTGGGTCGCGTGGGCGCAGGCGCGCTCGGGCAAGCTGATCGCACCGCCCACATTGCCGCAAGGCGATCCGGCTCCGGGCCTGTACGTTCGCGATCAGCTCGGACCGCTGACCGGCCGCGGCGATGGCGAGCATCGCGCAGCAGCAAAACCTGTTGCTGGGAACGGCAAACGCAGCCCGGCGAAAATAGCGGACCGCGTTCCGGCGAAAAAAACCGCACCTCGTAAGAAACGATGACCGACAAGAAACTGCCCTGGAACGACCTTGGCGAGTTCATCCGCGCGCAGCGGGAGCTTGCCCATCTTTCGTTGCGTCAGCTCGCCGGGCTGACCAAGGTATCGAACCCATACTTGAGCCAGGTCGAGCGTGGCTTATACAAGCCGTCCGCGGAAGTCCTCAAAAGCATTGCAAGCGCACTTCAGATCTCGGCTGAGACCATGTACAACCAGGCCGGCCTGCTCGACGACGAGCCAGGCACCAAGGGCCACGATGCGGGACGAGTCGAGCAAGCCATCCACGGCGATTCGCGCTTGACGAAGGACCAAAAGGAGACGTTGCTCCGTATTTACCGGGGATTCACCCAACATACTTGACAAACATAGCGCGTGCTTGGTATACTTAGCGCAACACTAATAGTGTATCGAAGGAGCACCAAGCCATGAAAAATTATAACGAAATCGTCGCCAAGGTCCAAAGCGACGTCATCACCGCCGTCAAGCAGATCCAAGAGAACAGCCTTGCCGGTTTCGAGACCATGCGCGAGAACGCCACCGGCATCGTGTCCGGCAAGTCGCCCGCGACCATGATCGAGTCGATGCCGAACCCCACGCAAGTCATCGAGAACGCCTTTGGGTTCACCACCCAGATCCTCGAACTCCAAAAGGGCTTCGCCCTCAAGGTCGCCGAGCAGATGGTGAACTTCGCCAAGGCCGAGAAGATCGAGCTCGCGCACAAGTTCGACAAGGGCACGAAGTAACTAACCAACCCGTCTACATCGCAAAGCCGGCCCTTTGGGCCGGCTTTGTTTTTGGTATCCAAGCCCGAGGTCTTAGCGCTAACGGCTCCAATCGGCGAGTCTGTCGCGAAGGTATGATCCCAGGCTGTCGACCGCCACGCGCACCTGCGCTTTGGTGTCGCGGTCTCGCACCGTGACGTCGTGCTGTTCGAGCGAATCGTAGTCCACGGTGACGCATAGCGGCGTCCCGATCTCGTCTTGGCGATAGTACCGCTTCCCTACGTTGCCGGAATCATCAAAGGTCGTCCGCATCGACGGCCGCAGCGATTTTTCGATGGTGCGCGCCAGCTCGACGATGTCCGGTTTGTTGCGGACGAGTGGAAAGACCGCCGCTTTGTAGGGCGCGAGACGCGGGTGCAAGTGAAGCACCGTGCGATCGGCTTCGCGCTCGAACGCGTCGAGCAAGAAGACGAGCAGCGCGCGATCGACGCCGAGCGACGGCTCAATGACGGTCGGCAGATATTTCTCCTTCGACTCTTCGTCGAAGAACGCGAGGTCTTTGCCGCTCGCCGCGACGTGTTGCGTGAGGTCGAACGTACCGCGGTGCGCGATCCCTTCAAGCTCGCCCCAACCGAACGGAAAATCGTATTCGAGGTCGGTGGTGGCCTTGCTGTAATGGGCGAGATCCTTGCCGGCATAAGCGGTCTTGCGCAGGCGTTCGTGCTGCACGCCCAGCCGCATCCACCAGTCGAAGCGCTCGTTCACCCAATAGTCGTACCAGCGCATGGTCTCGGCTTCCGGTTCGGTCGGCACGAAATACTCGAGCTCCATCTGCTCGAATTCGCGCGAGCGAAAGATGAAGTTGCCCGGTGTGATCTCGTTGCGGAAAGCTTTGCCGATCTGCGCGATGCCGAACGGCGGCTTTTTCCGCGCGGTCTGGTAGGCCAGCTTGAAGTCGACGAAGATGCCTTGCGCGGTTTCGGGGCGCAGATACGCTTCGGACGACGCGTCTTCCATAGCGCCGATGGACGTCTTGAACATCATGTTGAACGCACGCGGTTCGGTGAGCGTCTTGTTGCCGCACGCAGGACACTGATCGCTCGTGAGATGGTCGGCGCGCCAGCGCTTCTTGCACGTCTTGCAGTCGACCATCTGGTCGTGAAAATTTTCGACGTGCCCGGATGCGCGCCATACAGCCGGAGCCATGAGAATGGCGCTGTCCAGCCCGACGACGTCGTCGCGCAGTTCGACGATGTCGCGCCACCATGCTTCGCGCACGTTGCGTTTGAGCTCGACGCCGACCGGCCCGTAGTCCCACGCGCCGTTCACGCCGCCGTACAGCTCGCTCGACTGGAAGATAAAGCCGCGGCGCTTGCACAGCGCCGTGATCTCTTCCATGGTGGGCTTCGGACGCAAAGCGGTAGGGGCCAAAGATCCTCCACTCAGTCGGCGGGTCTGCTCTGCCCATCCTTCGACGGTCTGGGCAACGATGCCCTCGCACGCCGCGCCGCCGCGAATTACGTCGGGGCGCGCAGCGCCCGCCAGATCTCCTTGACCGACGGCGGCTTTCCGTACATCAGTACACCGACGCGATACAGCTTGCCGGCGAAAATCGTGAGGCCCCATATCGTGATGATCGAAGCGCCGATCGAAATCACGATCTGCCACCACGGCACGCTGGACGTCGATATGCGTGTGAACATCAACATCGGGCTGACTAGTGGAATCATCGAACCCCACTTGACGAGGGGGATGTCCGGCTGCTGCAGCGCGAAGATCGCGAGGATGTAGGCCGCGATGAGCGGTGACATGAAGACCGTGCTGTATTGCTGCACTTCTTCCGGCTTCGAAAGCAGAGAACCGATGCCGGCGAAGATGGCCGCGTACGTGAAGAAGCCGAGGAAGAAGAACACGATCAGAAAGCCGAGCGTCGCCCACGGCACGCTCGGCAGGCCCTCCGAGAGAATGCGGTTCATCGCGGCCTGCGCTTGCGGTGATGACGCCGCGGCAGTAGTCGCGTTTTGCGCGGCGGCGCCTGCCCCGTAGAGCACCCCCGCGATGACGGCCGCGACCGCGGCAGCAACCGCGTTGATGGTAAGCTGCAGCAACGCAACCGCGCTAATACCGAATATCTTACCGGCGAGCAGTTGCGACGGCCGCACCGCGCCGATCATGATCTCCATGATGCGGTTGGCTTTCTCTTCGATCACGCCGGTGGCCACCTGCATGCCGTAGACGATGACGGCGATATACAAGATGACGAGCAAGAAATAGACGATGCCGATCGAGAAGAATTCGTCCGCCTCGTTCTTATAGCGCGTGTTCAGACTGTGCACTTCAAATTTGAACTTGAGCGATCTCTCGATCGCGGGGCGTTGCGGACCTGCATCGCCGAGCAACGCGGCTCGTTGCACCGCGTCGTGAATCGTGCCCGAATCCGACAGCGCGGACGATGTCTTCGGATAGTACGCGTACGCGAGATGATGATGCTCGTCGCGATATTCGACGAGAGCGGCGTCGTAGACGTCCTTGCCCATCTGAGACCGCACCGGTGGTGGCAAATCGGGTCCGTTCGCGTGCATCGAGGCGACCGTAAGAGCATCACCCGTCGATTTTAGCGACAGGAGCGTGTCCGCGGCTGACGTGGCATCCGGCGCGACGATCAACAGTCGTGTGGCATTGGAATGCGAGAACGAGCTGAGCACTTGCGGGAGCAGCGCGAGAAGGATGATGCCGACCGCGCCGAGCGCGGTGGCCCAGAGAAACGACTTCTGCCGGACCCGCTCGATGAACTCACGCCGGATGAGGATCCACGTGACGCTCATGCGCTTGCCTCTTCGGGCTTCACAGCGGCGATGTAGATGTCGTTCAAGGACGTGCTCACCGTGATCGTCTTCTCCGGATAGCCGCGTTTGATCTCACGCAGATTGCCGGCAAGCACTGCGCGTGAGCGGTCGATGATGCAGATGTCCTCGCACAATTCCTCGACCTGTTCCATGCGGTGGCTCGAGAGCATCACCGTCGTGCCGCGTGCGACGAGATCGCGGATCGAAGCCTTCACCACTTGGACGTTGATGGGGTCGAAGCCGGCGAACGGCTCGTCGAGCACGAGCAGGGGCGGTTCGTGCACCACTGCGGCGATGAACTGCACTTTCTGCTGGTTGCCCTTGGAAAGCTCCGTCGGCACCGACTGGAGCTTGTCGGTCAGGTGAAGCGCGGTGGCCAATTCGTCGATGCGCTTCTTAGCGTTCACATCGGCGACGCCGTGTAGGCGCGCCAAGAACATGAGCTGATCGATCACCTTCATCTTCGGATAGAGGCCGCGCTCTTCGGGCAAATATCCGAACGTGCGGCGCGAATCGCCGTCCACGCGCTTTCCGTCCCAGCGCACTTCGCCGCTGTCGGGCGTCAAGATGTCGAGGACCATCCTGATCGTGGTGGTCTTGCCCGCGCCGTTCGGCCCCAGCAGGCCGAATATGGTGCCCCGCTTGACCAAAAACGATAGGTCGCTGACGGCCGTGACCGCGCCGAATGACTTGGAGATCCGGTCGACTTCAAGCATGTGTCCCTTTCTAGGTTTGCGCGCGATCGACGCGCAATTGGCCGCAGGCTCCCAAACTAGTCCGAGTCACCGTCACTTTAGTCCTCGACAAATTCCAGGAAGCCGTCGGAAGCCCGCCGCTCCATACGACCCGGCTTCCCATTAACGCTCGTAGCGTAGCTGAATACAGTTTTGAATGGTTCGCCGGCGCTGAAATCTTCGCAAACTGAGGCCCAGCATCGGTCCCATATCTCGGCCGTACCCGAAAGGACGGGCCGCCCATCGTCTCCCGTTTCCATCGAGTCGATTACCGCCTTTATTTCGTCCTGTGGCCCGATTTCGTACCAATTCACCAAATAGTCGCGCGCAGCCGCAAACGCTTCAATTCGTGTGGATAATTTTCGTGACCCGACGACTTCGGTCCAGTCGTCAAGCATCGCCGGATCGATGCTGCGCTGGCCGTCCGAGCTGAGGGACATGCCGCTAACCAGTACCATCAGGTCTTCGTATCGCGTTTGGTTGTAAATCGATTCAAGAAAGAGATGTGTCGCGACGTAAGCTCTGATGTGTTCGTTTTCTTGCATGTTGATAATCCGCCTACCACGGTCTCATCGAACGGCCGCGGACTTAGGCGCCCGTTTAACGTCGACTCTTAGTTGGCCGCAGGCGGCGGCGATGTCCGAACCCATCGTGTGACGGATCGTGGAGGGCACACCGCGCTCGCGCAACATCTCTTGAAAGCGTCGCATGACGGCCGGCGTCGAACACCCGAACGGTGCGTCGGTGGCATTGTACGGAATGAGGTTGACATGATGCAGCGGACCGCCGAGAAGGTCCGCCAATTGTTTGGCATCGTCTGGCCGGTCGTTGACGCCGGCGAGCATGAGGTATTCGTAGAATACCTTGCGATTCGTGGCTCCGATGTACTCGCGTACCGCTTTCATCAAGACGGCGATCGGCCACTTCTTGTTTATCGGCATGATCTTCGTGCGCAGCGCATCGTCGGGCGCATGCAAAGAGATGGCGAGATTGACCTGGACGCCTTCGCCCTTGAAGCGTTCGATGCCGGGCACGACCCCGGCGGTTGAAATGGTGATGTGCCGCGCGCCCAGGTTGAAGCCGTCGCCGTCATTGAGCAAGGCGACTGCGTCCATGACCGCGTCGTAATTGAGGAACGGCTCACCCATGCCCATGAACACGAGGTTGGTGAGCGCCTTG
It encodes the following:
- a CDS encoding helix-turn-helix transcriptional regulator; this encodes MTDKKLPWNDLGEFIRAQRELAHLSLRQLAGLTKVSNPYLSQVERGLYKPSAEVLKSIASALQISAETMYNQAGLLDDEPGTKGHDAGRVEQAIHGDSRLTKDQKETLLRIYRGFTQHT
- a CDS encoding glycine--tRNA ligase is translated as MEEITALCKRRGFIFQSSELYGGVNGAWDYGPVGVELKRNVREAWWRDIVELRDDVVGLDSAILMAPAVWRASGHVENFHDQMVDCKTCKKRWRADHLTSDQCPACGNKTLTEPRAFNMMFKTSIGAMEDASSEAYLRPETAQGIFVDFKLAYQTARKKPPFGIAQIGKAFRNEITPGNFIFRSREFEQMELEYFVPTEPEAETMRWYDYWVNERFDWWMRLGVQHERLRKTAYAGKDLAHYSKATTDLEYDFPFGWGELEGIAHRGTFDLTQHVAASGKDLAFFDEESKEKYLPTVIEPSLGVDRALLVFLLDAFEREADRTVLHLHPRLAPYKAAVFPLVRNKPDIVELARTIEKSLRPSMRTTFDDSGNVGKRYYRQDEIGTPLCVTVDYDSLEQHDVTVRDRDTKAQVRVAVDSLGSYLRDRLADWSR
- a CDS encoding ABC transporter permease, with the protein product MSVTWILIRREFIERVRQKSFLWATALGAVGIILLALLPQVLSSFSHSNATRLLIVAPDATSAADTLLSLKSTGDALTVASMHANGPDLPPPVRSQMGKDVYDAALVEYRDEHHHLAYAYYPKTSSALSDSGTIHDAVQRAALLGDAGPQRPAIERSLKFKFEVHSLNTRYKNEADEFFSIGIVYFLLVILYIAVIVYGMQVATGVIEEKANRIMEIMIGAVRPSQLLAGKIFGISAVALLQLTINAVAAAVAAVIAGVLYGAGAAAQNATTAAASSPQAQAAMNRILSEGLPSVPWATLGFLIVFFFLGFFTYAAIFAGIGSLLSKPEEVQQYSTVFMSPLIAAYILAIFALQQPDIPLVKWGSMIPLVSPMLMFTRISTSSVPWWQIVISIGASIITIWGLTIFAGKLYRVGVLMYGKPPSVKEIWRALRAPT
- a CDS encoding ATP-binding cassette domain-containing protein, which translates into the protein MLEVDRISKSFGAVTAVSDLSFLVKRGTIFGLLGPNGAGKTTTIRMVLDILTPDSGEVRWDGKRVDGDSRRTFGYLPEERGLYPKMKVIDQLMFLARLHGVADVNAKKRIDELATALHLTDKLQSVPTELSKGNQQKVQFIAAVVHEPPLLVLDEPFAGFDPINVQVVKASIRDLVARGTTVMLSSHRMEQVEELCEDICIIDRSRAVLAGNLREIKRGYPEKTITVSTSLNDIYIAAVKPEEASA
- the rlmN gene encoding 23S rRNA (adenine(2503)-C(2))-methyltransferase RlmN encodes the protein MTQPAVALTRPVKQPARPPRARHAKPAAGQRDAGAIWWSSRASEAGFDSAQALTEALALPRYRLAQIYRAAAKELRGSFAELTVLPAAMRIALAEKMKLASIELAHEATSGDGQTTKFLFALADGKEIEAVLMRHKGGRTTACISSQAGCALKCDFCATGQGGFFRHMTSLEIFDQAVFVARRARDENKALTNLVFMGMGEPFLNYDAVMDAVALLNDGDGFNLGARHITISTAGVVPGIERFKGEGVQVNLAISLHAPDDALRTKIMPINKKWPIAVLMKAVREYIGATNRKVFYEYLMLAGVNDRPDDAKQLADLLGGPLHHVNLIPYNATDAPFGCSTPAVMRRFQEMLRERGVPSTIRHTMGSDIAAACGQLRVDVKRAPKSAAVR